A region of Zeugodacus cucurbitae isolate PBARC_wt_2022May chromosome 5, idZeuCucr1.2, whole genome shotgun sequence DNA encodes the following proteins:
- the LOC105219567 gene encoding uncharacterized protein LOC105219567 isoform X2, whose protein sequence is MNIDAEKLLYLIESRSPIYNNKNKEQSNKLITAKLWDEIATEMNCDVAACKNKWINLRNSYSRYLREEKDKPSGLSGKQRRKWYLADAMSFLKKSVHQHHGLNSNSDSSYIKEQTVDMSQNEFKDVLDEETVNSGRSSPIPTKNNRTSLTEMVAEQITCSLIMKNYPAEGREYSECIW, encoded by the exons ATGAATATTGACGCggaaaaattattgtatttaatcGAATCAAGAAGCcccatatataataataaaaataaagagcaatcaaataaattaataacggCAAAATTATGGGACGAAATAGCTACCGAAATGAATTGTGATG TAGCAGCATGCAAAAATAAATGGATAAATTTACGAAACTCATATTCGCGGTATCTGAGGGAAGAAAAAGACAAACCATCTGGATTGAGTGGTAAGCAAAGGCGGAAGTGGTACTTGGCAGATGCTAtgtcttttttaaaaaaatctgtgcATCAGCATCATGGTTTGAACAGTAATTCAGATAGCTCTTATATCAAAGAACAAACAGTCGACATGTCGCAGAACGAGTTTAAGGATGTTTTAGATGAAGAAACTGTAAATAGTGGTAGAAGCAGTCCAATACCTACGAAGAATAATAGAACATCACTAACTGAGATGGTAGCAGAACAAATTA cttgctctctgattatgaaaaaCTATCCAGCAGAAGGCAGAGAGTATTCCGAATGCatatggtaa
- the LOC105219566 gene encoding 40S ribosomal protein S10b: MFMPKAHRVAIYEYLFKEGVIVAKKDFHAPKHPELETIPNLHVIKTLQSLHSRGLVKEQFAWRHYYWYLTNEGIEYLRSYLHLPPEIVPATLKRPARSETMRPRPAASARTGDSTKTGEDRTAYRRAPGGPDKKGDAGPGAADVDFRGGFGRGARPQ, from the coding sequence ATGTTTATGCCAAAGGCTCATCGCGTAGCTATCTACGAGTACCTCTTCAAAGAGGGTGTTATTGTCGCCAAAAAGGATTTCCACGCTCCCAAGCACCCTGAGCTGGAAACTATTCCCAACTTGCATGTTATCAAAACATTGCAGTCGCTTCATTCGCGTGGCCTGGTTAAGGAACAATTCGCATGGAGACATTACTACTGGTATTTGACCAACGAAGGTATTGAGTACCTCCGCAGTTACTTGCATTTGCCTCCTGAAATTGTGCCAGCCACATTGAAACGCCCAGCTCGTTCTGAGACAATGCGTCCCCGCCCAGCGGCATCTGCTCGTACTGGTGACTCTACCAAGACCGGTGAGGATCGTACTGCTTACAGACGTGCGCCCGGTGGACCCGACAAGAAGGGAGATGCTGGTCCTGGTGCTGCTGATGTTGATTTCCGTGGTGGATTCGGACGTGGTGCACGCCCACAATAA
- the LOC105219567 gene encoding uncharacterized protein LOC105219567 isoform X1 has translation MNIDAEKLLYLIESRSPIYNNKNKEQSNKLITAKLWDEIATEMNCDVAACKNKWINLRNSYSRYLREEKDKPSGLSGKQRRKWYLADAMSFLKKSVHQHHGLNSNSDSSYIKEQTVDMSQNEFKDVLDEETVNSGRSSPIPTKNNRTSLTEMVAEQISEYLHAKTKKKLNENGNALFFKSLLSDYEKLSSRRQRVFRMHMVNKMNELQEEEENDYLSASTPYVVNECK, from the exons ATGAATATTGACGCggaaaaattattgtatttaatcGAATCAAGAAGCcccatatataataataaaaataaagagcaatcaaataaattaataacggCAAAATTATGGGACGAAATAGCTACCGAAATGAATTGTGATG TAGCAGCATGCAAAAATAAATGGATAAATTTACGAAACTCATATTCGCGGTATCTGAGGGAAGAAAAAGACAAACCATCTGGATTGAGTGGTAAGCAAAGGCGGAAGTGGTACTTGGCAGATGCTAtgtcttttttaaaaaaatctgtgcATCAGCATCATGGTTTGAACAGTAATTCAGATAGCTCTTATATCAAAGAACAAACAGTCGACATGTCGCAGAACGAGTTTAAGGATGTTTTAGATGAAGAAACTGTAAATAGTGGTAGAAGCAGTCCAATACCTACGAAGAATAATAGAACATCACTAACTGAGATGGTAGCAGAACAAATTAGTGAGTATCTTCACGCCAAAACGAAGAAGAAACTAAACGAAAATGGgaatgcattattttttaaaagcttgctctctgattatgaaaaaCTATCCAGCAGAAGGCAGAGAGTATTCCGAATGCatatggtaaataaaatgaatgaacttcaagaagaagaagaaaatgattATTTAAGTGCCTCAACGCCATACGTAGTTaatgaatgcaaataa
- the LOC105219568 gene encoding nose resistant to fluoxetine protein 6 has product MAARHYFAAFALLLAVFAHNCYAEESTALAAVSGSPFKNDLAYTFYKEGAKIGAEAFNSSYRAYDNSQCLKDIDRISQALDEYYEWAIEFPDTWGRLPVGLMWGHALSFGAYEECIAASWEFGRDDVLRGQYCLARVPIKKYMDEIKPRESTLQARISYKYKRPEVFELGICIPSSCSAELGNKILTEVMNRHYDAGISSTMVHEKYCKYEQPVKLRGIDIFAIVFFSFIVFCMFASSVYDYIKTKNNQPKKPLFVAFSVLTNAPKIFTVKKSNNPNVIQCLNGLRCFSMMWVVFGHGYMTFYELPHINRDKFYTWVETPYSMLVQNATLCVDTFFFMSGLLMLWGAFREMERTKGKLNLGLMYFHRYIRLTPVVAVVILYIMSLYKYSGHGPMWMKIGTQDDRCSDTWWATLLYVQNYVFPKKICISQSWYLAVDTQLYVISPLILIPLWKWGKKALAPIILFGVLCMGCTFATFMTWKFTLFRVDDDHVDDRQRLTYYPTHTRVPTWLIGVIFGYFLYKYNRGRQIALAKKWVITGWVLAFGVMLTDMWGPYWRILPENPSAPIIEGAFYEPLSRASWAVAIGWIVWACYNGHGGIINDFLSWGFFTGFSRLTYCMYVIHRIVQLVNGGRIQTDTHFGDYEMVLRWWHDFGVALTLSVFATLAFEAPILGIEKAIFGRGDSKPAPKKIEPTSAPTPTVPEVTVDVDKTAIPEVTKA; this is encoded by the exons ATGGCAGCGCGGCATTACTTTGCAGCGTTTGCGCTGCTTTTAGCTGTATTTGCGCATAATTGCTATGCTGAAGAGTCGACAGCTTTGGCCGCCGTTTCAGGATCACCGTTCAAGAATGATCTCGCTTATACGTTTTATAAAGAAGGCGCAAAAATTGGTGCTGAAGCATTTAATTCGTCATACAGAGCGTACGATAATTCACAGTGCCTGAAGGATATTGATCGCATATCACAAGCTCTTGATGAGTACTACGAATGGGCTATTGAGT TTCCCGACACATGGGGTCGACTGCCTGTTGGCTTGATGTGGGGCCATGCACTGAGCTTTGGCGCCTATGAAGAATGTATTGCCGCTTCTTGGGAATTCGGTAGAGACGATGTATTGCGTGGTCAATACTGTCTCGCACGTGtaccaattaaaaaatatatggacgAGATTAAGCCACGTGAATCGACTTTGCAAGCAAGGATCAGTTACAAATATAAGAGGCCCGAAGTATTCGAACTGGGTATTTGTATACCAAGTTCATGCTCCGCCGAATTGGGTAACAAAATATTGACAGAAGTAATGAATAGACACTACGATGCTGGTATCTCTTCAACTATGGTCCATGAGAAATACTGTAAATATGAGCAGCCCGTCAAACTACGTGGTATCGACATTTTTGCAAT TGTTTTCTTCAGCTTCATTGTTTTCTGCATGTTTGCCAGCAGTGTTTATGATTAcattaaaacgaaaaataatc AACCAAAGAAGCCACTATTCGTTGCATTCTCTGTACTCACTAATGCTCCAAAGATTTTCACTgtgaaaaaaagcaacaatcCTAATGTCATCCAATGCCTCAACGGCTTGCGTTGTTTCTCAATGATGTGGGTGGTATTTGGTCACGGTTATATGACTTTCTACGAGTTGCCTCATATTAACAGAGATAAATTCTATACC TGGGTCGAAACTCCCTATTCCATGTTGGTGCAAAACGCTACTCTCTGTGTGGATACATTCTTCTTCATGTCTGGTCTATTGATGTTATGGGGTGCTTTCCGCGAAATGGAACGCAC TAAAGGAAAACTGAATCTGGGCTTGATGTATTTCCATCGGTACATTCGTTTGACTCCAGTGGTAGCTGTTGTTATTCTCTATATCATGTCACTTTACAAATATTCGGGTCATGGTCCTATGTGGATGAAGATCGGTACTCAAGATGATCGTTGTTCGGACACATGGTGGGCAACTCTGTTGTATGTGCAGAATTATGTTTTTCCTAAGAAGATT TGCATCAGTCAGTCTTGGTACTTGGCTGTAGATACACAGCTCTACGTTATTTCACCACTCATCCTTATTCCACTGTGGAAATGGGGCAAGAAGGCGCTCGCTCCAATTATTCTCTTTGGTGTCCTTTGCATGGGCTGCACTTTCGCTACTTTCATGACATGGAAATTCACTCTCTTCCGTGTGGACGATGATCATGTTGATGATCGCCAACGTTTGACCTACTATCCCACGCACACCCGTGTGCCCACTTGGTTGATTGGTGTTATCTTCGGCTACTTCTTGTATAAGTATAACCGCGGTAGACAGATTGCATTGGCCAAGAAATGGGTCATTACCGGTTGGGTGTTGGCATTTGGTGTTATGTTGACCGATATGTGGGGTCCCTATTGGCGTATTCTACCTGAGAATCCAAGTGCACCCATTATTGAAGGTGCATTTTACGAACCATTAAGTCGTGCTTCTTGGGCCGTCGCTATTGGTTGGATTGTGTGGGCCTGCTACAACGGTCATGGCGGTATAATCAACGATTTCCTCTCTTGGGGTTTCTTCACAGGCTTCAGCCGTCTCACATACTGCATGTATGTAATCCACAGAATTGTTCAACTCGTGAATGGTGGTCGTATTCAAACCGATACACACTTTGGCGATTACGAAATG GTCCTTCGCTGGTGGCATGATTTCGGCGTCGCCCTAACACTTTCCGTATTCGCCACATTGGCTTTCGAGGCACCCATTTTGGGCATTGAGAAGGCAATATTTGGACGTGGTGACAGTAAAC